In the Acanthopagrus latus isolate v.2019 chromosome 23, fAcaLat1.1, whole genome shotgun sequence genome, one interval contains:
- the tmub2 gene encoding transmembrane and ubiquitin-like domain-containing protein 2, with protein MAVCALTMLDGMEDEVTAAGGVLLLALALVLAWLSTHVADRGDHILGTILTVGAHASLIGLGGHDSYSGGSPSADAPEQQAPPPSQENKPDDSESGTERGEGEGTGEGAEGVRTDLLLDIQSKQAQAGRLHTSHEDDDDDDIDEEEEDDDDDDEELEEDDKKILKHIPVLSSTVYPPTTTTTCISVRLKFLNDTEEVAVVEPEDTVGGLKSKYFSGREHQIKLIYQGQLLQDPKKTLLSLNITHNSVIHCHISPTLHEPTPEEGAQSGAGAGSGVSGGFRAAGVAISTGSLVVPVFVVILSVVWYFRINYRQFFTAPATISLVGVTVFFSFLIFGMHRR; from the exons ATGGCAGTGTGTGCACTGACCATGTTGGATGGGATGGAGGATGAGGTAACAGCAGCAGGCGGTGTGTTGCTCCTGGCCCTGGCCCTCGTCTTGGCTTGGCTCTCGACCCATGTGGCCGACAGGGGAGATCACATACTGGGCACCATCCTCACCGTGGGCGCCCACGCCTCTCTCATCGGACTGGGAGGCCATGACAGCTACAGCGGAGGGTCCCCCAGCGCAGACGCGCCTGAACAGCAGGCCCCTCCACCCTCGCAGGAGAACAAACCTGACGACAGTGAGTCGGGGACCGAGAGAGGAGAGGGCGAGGGGACAGGGGAGGGAGCCGAGGGGGTCAGGACAGATCTCCTGCTGGACATCCAGAGCAAACAAGCACAGGCCGGAAGACTGCACACTTCacatgaggatgatgatgacgacgacattgatgaggaggaggaggatgatgatgatgatgatgaggagttggaggaggatgaTAAAAAGATATTAAAGCATATCCCCGTGTTGTCCAGCACCGTttacccccccaccaccaccaccacctgcatCTCTGTTCGTCTGAAGTTTTTAAATGACACGGAGGAGGTAGCTGTTGTTGAACCGGAGGACACAGTGGGAGGACTGAAAAG TAAATACTTCTCCGGTCGTGAGCATCAAATAAAACTTATCTACCAaggccagctgctgcaggacccCAAGAAGACTCTGCTATCCCTGAACATCACACACAACAGCGTGATCCACTGCCACATCTCCCCGACGCTGCACGAGCCCACCCCAGAGGAGGGGGCTCAGTCTGGGGCCGGAGCCGGTTCCGGGGTCTCCGGAGGATTCCGAGCTGCCGGTGTGGCCATCAGCACCGGTAGCCTGGTGgtgcctgtgtttgtggtgatacTGTCGGTGGTGTGGTACTTCCGCATCAACTACAGGCAGTTCTTCACTGCCCCTGCGACCATCTCCCTCGTGGGAGTCACTGTGTTCTTCAGCTTTCTGATATTTGGTATGCACCGCCGCTGA